A stretch of Ipomoea triloba cultivar NCNSP0323 chromosome 11, ASM357664v1 DNA encodes these proteins:
- the LOC115996489 gene encoding protein HAPLESS 2 isoform X3 has translation MKPLALAIFFAFYLSMQSVYSIQIISKSKLQKCEKASDSNQQLNCTNKIVIDLAVPSESSGNEASMVAEIVEVEEDATNMRTLRSPPVITVQKSSAYALYELTYIRETKLFIQDVAYKPEELYVKTRKCKRNAGSNVVRICERLRDENGNVIDHTQPICCPCGGQRRIPSSCGNFFDKMTKGKANTAHCLRFPGDWFHVFGIGHRSVGFSIRIEVKTRSQVSEVTVGPGNRTAASNDNFLRVNLVGDYVGYTDIPSFEDYYLVIPRQGGAGQPQNLGSNFSMWMLLERVRFTLDGLECNKIGVGFDAFNSQPDFCSAPFWSCLHNQLWNFWDADQNRIARNQVPLYCVQGRFERINQHPNAGNRAFSIGITEVLNTNLLIELSADDIEYVYQRSPGKIVDIIALTFEALTQLGTAKITTKNIGEVEASYSLTFDCSGGISLMEEQFYIMKPNELVTRAFKLNPSSDQAANYFCSAILKDSDFGEVDRAECQFTTTATVFDNGSQIPFQPPKSSIHGFFETIEELWNKLWEGLVDFLTGESCRRNCSGIFDVGCHVQYICMNWIVLVALFAAIFPTQRDI, from the exons ATGAAGCCACTGGCTCTAGCAATCTTCTTTGCATTTTATCTCTCTATGCAATCTGTTTACTCAATTCAAATCATCTCTAAATCGAAGCTTCAAAAATGCGAGAAAGCCTCTGATTCTAACCAACAACTCAATTGCACCAACAAGATTGTCATCGACTTAGCCGTTCCGAGCGAATCC AGCGGAAACGAGGCTTCAATGGTGGCGGAGATAGTAGAAGTGGAAGAGGATGCGACGAACATGCGAACCCTTCGGTCTCCGCCAGTGATTACTGTCCAAAAATCATCTGCCTATGCTTTGTATGAATTGACATACATAAGA GAAACTAAACTTTTCATCCAGGATGTTGCTTACAAACCAGAAGAGTTGTATGTTAAGACAAGAAAGTGTAAGCGTAATGCCGGTTCAAATGTTGTCCGGATATGTGAAAG GTTGAGAGACGAGAATGGGAATGTTATTGACCACACTCAG CCTATTTGTTGCCCTTGTGGTGGCCAGCGTAGGATTCCTTCTTCATGTGGAAACTTTT TTGACAAGATGACAAAAGGGAAGGCAAACACTGCTCATTGTCTTCGGTTTCCAGGTGATTG GTTCCATGTGTTTGGCATTGGGCATCGCTCAGTTGGATTTAGTATTAGAATTGAAGTCAAGACGAGATCCCAAGTATCA GAAGTGACTGTCGGTCCTGGTAATAGGACTGCTGCATCCAATGATAATTTTTTACGAGTAAATCTTGTTGGAGACTATGTTGGGTATACAGATATTCCATCTTTTGAGGATTACTACCTTGTTATCCCTAGACAG GGTGGTGCAGGTCAACCACAAAATCTGGGCAGCAATTTCTCCATGTGGATGCTGCTTGAACGAGTTAGGTTTACGCTAGATGGTCTTGAGTGTAACAAAATAGGTGTTGGTTTTGATGCCTTCAATTCACAGCCTGATTTTTGCTCAGCACCATTTTGGAGTTGCCTGCATAATCAACTATGGAACTTTTGGGAT GCAGATCAGAACCGAATCGCCAGAAACCAGGTACCACTGTATTGTGTGCAAGGAAGGTTTGAGAGGATCAACCAACATCCA AATGCTGGAAATCGTGCATTTTCCATAGGAATCACTGAAGTTCTGAATACCAATCTCTTAATAGAACTGAGTGCAGATGATATAGAATATGTCTATCAAAG GAGCCCCGGAAAAATTGTGGACATTATTGCTCTGACTTTTGAAGCACTTACTCAATTAGGGACAGCAAAAATCACAACTAAAAATATTGGTGAAGTAGAAGCATCCTACAGCCTGACG tTTGATTGCTCAGGTGGTATCAGCCTAATGGAG GAACAATTTTACATAATGAAGCCAAACGAACTTGTTACTCGAGCATTCAAGTTGAACCCATCAAGTGATCAAGCTGCGAATTATTTCTGTTCTG CAATACTGAAAGACTCTGATTTTGGTGAAGTTGATCGAGCAGAGTGCCAATTCACAACAACTGCTACTGTTTTTGATAATGGATCACAGATTCCATTCCAACCTCCCAAGAGTAGCATTCATGGTTTCTTTGAAACAATCGAAGAATTGTGGAACAAGTTGTGGGAAGGTTTGGTGGATTTTCTCACAGGAGAAAGCTGCAG AAGGAACTGCTCTGGGATTTTTGATGTGGGCTGTCATGTGCAGTACATTTGTATGAATTGGATAGTTTTGGTTGCTCTATTTGCGGCAATCTTTCCAACTC AAAGGGATATTTGA
- the LOC115996489 gene encoding protein HAPLESS 2 isoform X4: MLLTNQKSCMLRQESVSVMPVQMLSGYVKVDKMTKGKANTAHCLRFPGDWFHVFGIGHRSVGFSIRIEVKTRSQVSEVTVGPGNRTAASNDNFLRVNLVGDYVGYTDIPSFEDYYLVIPRQGGAGQPQNLGSNFSMWMLLERVRFTLDGLECNKIGVGFDAFNSQPDFCSAPFWSCLHNQLWNFWDADQNRIARNQVPLYCVQGRFERINQHPNAGNRAFSIGITEVLNTNLLIELSADDIEYVYQRSPGKIVDIIALTFEALTQLGTAKITTKNIGEVEASYSLTFDCSGGISLMEEQFYIMKPNELVTRAFKLNPSSDQAANYFCSAILKDSDFGEVDRAECQFTTTATVFDNGSQIPFQPPKSSIHGFFETIEELWNKLWEGLVDFLTGESCRRNCSGIFDVGCHVQYICMNWIVLVALFAAIFPTLIVLVWLLHQKGIFDPIYDWWEDHFSVPEGRRSSLKHHSNPHQLKLHLKKHHHKHHETRHHHHHHHKHQRGTTTRHPSGEADYRYYLHHVHKDSRHRRAKGGSSGIKKQVHAREHHNKGAVASSAYAFISQV, encoded by the exons ATGTTGCTTACAAACCAGAAGAGTTGTATGTTAAGACAAGAAAGTGTAAGCGTAATGCCGGTTCAAATGTTGTCCGGATATGTGAAAG TTGACAAGATGACAAAAGGGAAGGCAAACACTGCTCATTGTCTTCGGTTTCCAGGTGATTG GTTCCATGTGTTTGGCATTGGGCATCGCTCAGTTGGATTTAGTATTAGAATTGAAGTCAAGACGAGATCCCAAGTATCA GAAGTGACTGTCGGTCCTGGTAATAGGACTGCTGCATCCAATGATAATTTTTTACGAGTAAATCTTGTTGGAGACTATGTTGGGTATACAGATATTCCATCTTTTGAGGATTACTACCTTGTTATCCCTAGACAG GGTGGTGCAGGTCAACCACAAAATCTGGGCAGCAATTTCTCCATGTGGATGCTGCTTGAACGAGTTAGGTTTACGCTAGATGGTCTTGAGTGTAACAAAATAGGTGTTGGTTTTGATGCCTTCAATTCACAGCCTGATTTTTGCTCAGCACCATTTTGGAGTTGCCTGCATAATCAACTATGGAACTTTTGGGAT GCAGATCAGAACCGAATCGCCAGAAACCAGGTACCACTGTATTGTGTGCAAGGAAGGTTTGAGAGGATCAACCAACATCCA AATGCTGGAAATCGTGCATTTTCCATAGGAATCACTGAAGTTCTGAATACCAATCTCTTAATAGAACTGAGTGCAGATGATATAGAATATGTCTATCAAAG GAGCCCCGGAAAAATTGTGGACATTATTGCTCTGACTTTTGAAGCACTTACTCAATTAGGGACAGCAAAAATCACAACTAAAAATATTGGTGAAGTAGAAGCATCCTACAGCCTGACG tTTGATTGCTCAGGTGGTATCAGCCTAATGGAG GAACAATTTTACATAATGAAGCCAAACGAACTTGTTACTCGAGCATTCAAGTTGAACCCATCAAGTGATCAAGCTGCGAATTATTTCTGTTCTG CAATACTGAAAGACTCTGATTTTGGTGAAGTTGATCGAGCAGAGTGCCAATTCACAACAACTGCTACTGTTTTTGATAATGGATCACAGATTCCATTCCAACCTCCCAAGAGTAGCATTCATGGTTTCTTTGAAACAATCGAAGAATTGTGGAACAAGTTGTGGGAAGGTTTGGTGGATTTTCTCACAGGAGAAAGCTGCAG AAGGAACTGCTCTGGGATTTTTGATGTGGGCTGTCATGTGCAGTACATTTGTATGAATTGGATAGTTTTGGTTGCTCTATTTGCGGCAATCTTTCCAACTC TGATTGTGCTTGTTTGGCTTTTGCATCAGAAAGGGATATTTGATCCTATATATGACTGGTGGGAAGATCACTTTTCAGTCCCTGAAGGGCGCAGGAGTTCATTGAAGCACCATTCCAATCCTCATCAGTTAAAACTTCACTTAAAGAAACACCACCATAAGCACCATGAAACaagacatcatcatcatcatcatcataagcACCAAAGAGGAACAACTACTCGCCATCCATCTGGCGAAGCTGATTACCGCTATTACCTTCATCACGTTCACAAAGACAGCCGCCACCGCAGAGCCAAAGGTGGTTCATCAGGGATCAAGAAGCAAGTTCACGCAAGAGAACACCACAACAAAGGTGCTGTTGCTAGTTCAGCATACGCGTTCATCTCTCAAGTATGA
- the LOC115996489 gene encoding protein HAPLESS 2 isoform X1 yields MKPLALAIFFAFYLSMQSVYSIQIISKSKLQKCEKASDSNQQLNCTNKIVIDLAVPSESSGNEASMVAEIVEVEEDATNMRTLRSPPVITVQKSSAYALYELTYIRETKLFIQDVAYKPEELYVKTRKCKRNAGSNVVRICERLRDENGNVIDHTQPICCPCGGQRRIPSSCGNFFDKMTKGKANTAHCLRFPGDWFHVFGIGHRSVGFSIRIEVKTRSQVSEVTVGPGNRTAASNDNFLRVNLVGDYVGYTDIPSFEDYYLVIPRQGGAGQPQNLGSNFSMWMLLERVRFTLDGLECNKIGVGFDAFNSQPDFCSAPFWSCLHNQLWNFWDADQNRIARNQVPLYCVQGRFERINQHPNAGNRAFSIGITEVLNTNLLIELSADDIEYVYQRSPGKIVDIIALTFEALTQLGTAKITTKNIGEVEASYSLTFDCSGGISLMEEQFYIMKPNELVTRAFKLNPSSDQAANYFCSAILKDSDFGEVDRAECQFTTTATVFDNGSQIPFQPPKSSIHGFFETIEELWNKLWEGLVDFLTGESCRRNCSGIFDVGCHVQYICMNWIVLVALFAAIFPTLIVLVWLLHQKGIFDPIYDWWEDHFSVPEGRRSSLKHHSNPHQLKLHLKKHHHKHHETRHHHHHHHKHQRGTTTRHPSGEADYRYYLHHVHKDSRHRRAKGGSSGIKKQVHAREHHNKGAVASSAYAFISQV; encoded by the exons ATGAAGCCACTGGCTCTAGCAATCTTCTTTGCATTTTATCTCTCTATGCAATCTGTTTACTCAATTCAAATCATCTCTAAATCGAAGCTTCAAAAATGCGAGAAAGCCTCTGATTCTAACCAACAACTCAATTGCACCAACAAGATTGTCATCGACTTAGCCGTTCCGAGCGAATCC AGCGGAAACGAGGCTTCAATGGTGGCGGAGATAGTAGAAGTGGAAGAGGATGCGACGAACATGCGAACCCTTCGGTCTCCGCCAGTGATTACTGTCCAAAAATCATCTGCCTATGCTTTGTATGAATTGACATACATAAGA GAAACTAAACTTTTCATCCAGGATGTTGCTTACAAACCAGAAGAGTTGTATGTTAAGACAAGAAAGTGTAAGCGTAATGCCGGTTCAAATGTTGTCCGGATATGTGAAAG GTTGAGAGACGAGAATGGGAATGTTATTGACCACACTCAG CCTATTTGTTGCCCTTGTGGTGGCCAGCGTAGGATTCCTTCTTCATGTGGAAACTTTT TTGACAAGATGACAAAAGGGAAGGCAAACACTGCTCATTGTCTTCGGTTTCCAGGTGATTG GTTCCATGTGTTTGGCATTGGGCATCGCTCAGTTGGATTTAGTATTAGAATTGAAGTCAAGACGAGATCCCAAGTATCA GAAGTGACTGTCGGTCCTGGTAATAGGACTGCTGCATCCAATGATAATTTTTTACGAGTAAATCTTGTTGGAGACTATGTTGGGTATACAGATATTCCATCTTTTGAGGATTACTACCTTGTTATCCCTAGACAG GGTGGTGCAGGTCAACCACAAAATCTGGGCAGCAATTTCTCCATGTGGATGCTGCTTGAACGAGTTAGGTTTACGCTAGATGGTCTTGAGTGTAACAAAATAGGTGTTGGTTTTGATGCCTTCAATTCACAGCCTGATTTTTGCTCAGCACCATTTTGGAGTTGCCTGCATAATCAACTATGGAACTTTTGGGAT GCAGATCAGAACCGAATCGCCAGAAACCAGGTACCACTGTATTGTGTGCAAGGAAGGTTTGAGAGGATCAACCAACATCCA AATGCTGGAAATCGTGCATTTTCCATAGGAATCACTGAAGTTCTGAATACCAATCTCTTAATAGAACTGAGTGCAGATGATATAGAATATGTCTATCAAAG GAGCCCCGGAAAAATTGTGGACATTATTGCTCTGACTTTTGAAGCACTTACTCAATTAGGGACAGCAAAAATCACAACTAAAAATATTGGTGAAGTAGAAGCATCCTACAGCCTGACG tTTGATTGCTCAGGTGGTATCAGCCTAATGGAG GAACAATTTTACATAATGAAGCCAAACGAACTTGTTACTCGAGCATTCAAGTTGAACCCATCAAGTGATCAAGCTGCGAATTATTTCTGTTCTG CAATACTGAAAGACTCTGATTTTGGTGAAGTTGATCGAGCAGAGTGCCAATTCACAACAACTGCTACTGTTTTTGATAATGGATCACAGATTCCATTCCAACCTCCCAAGAGTAGCATTCATGGTTTCTTTGAAACAATCGAAGAATTGTGGAACAAGTTGTGGGAAGGTTTGGTGGATTTTCTCACAGGAGAAAGCTGCAG AAGGAACTGCTCTGGGATTTTTGATGTGGGCTGTCATGTGCAGTACATTTGTATGAATTGGATAGTTTTGGTTGCTCTATTTGCGGCAATCTTTCCAACTC TGATTGTGCTTGTTTGGCTTTTGCATCAGAAAGGGATATTTGATCCTATATATGACTGGTGGGAAGATCACTTTTCAGTCCCTGAAGGGCGCAGGAGTTCATTGAAGCACCATTCCAATCCTCATCAGTTAAAACTTCACTTAAAGAAACACCACCATAAGCACCATGAAACaagacatcatcatcatcatcatcataagcACCAAAGAGGAACAACTACTCGCCATCCATCTGGCGAAGCTGATTACCGCTATTACCTTCATCACGTTCACAAAGACAGCCGCCACCGCAGAGCCAAAGGTGGTTCATCAGGGATCAAGAAGCAAGTTCACGCAAGAGAACACCACAACAAAGGTGCTGTTGCTAGTTCAGCATACGCGTTCATCTCTCAAGTATGA
- the LOC115996489 gene encoding protein HAPLESS 2 isoform X2 — translation MKPLALAIFFAFYLSMQSVYSIQIISKSKLQKCEKASDSNQQLNCTNKIVIDLAVPSESSGNEASMVAEIVEVEEDATNMRTLRSPPVITVQKSSAYALYELTYIRDVAYKPEELYVKTRKCKRNAGSNVVRICERLRDENGNVIDHTQPICCPCGGQRRIPSSCGNFFDKMTKGKANTAHCLRFPGDWFHVFGIGHRSVGFSIRIEVKTRSQVSEVTVGPGNRTAASNDNFLRVNLVGDYVGYTDIPSFEDYYLVIPRQGGAGQPQNLGSNFSMWMLLERVRFTLDGLECNKIGVGFDAFNSQPDFCSAPFWSCLHNQLWNFWDADQNRIARNQVPLYCVQGRFERINQHPNAGNRAFSIGITEVLNTNLLIELSADDIEYVYQRSPGKIVDIIALTFEALTQLGTAKITTKNIGEVEASYSLTFDCSGGISLMEEQFYIMKPNELVTRAFKLNPSSDQAANYFCSAILKDSDFGEVDRAECQFTTTATVFDNGSQIPFQPPKSSIHGFFETIEELWNKLWEGLVDFLTGESCRRNCSGIFDVGCHVQYICMNWIVLVALFAAIFPTLIVLVWLLHQKGIFDPIYDWWEDHFSVPEGRRSSLKHHSNPHQLKLHLKKHHHKHHETRHHHHHHHKHQRGTTTRHPSGEADYRYYLHHVHKDSRHRRAKGGSSGIKKQVHAREHHNKGAVASSAYAFISQV, via the exons ATGAAGCCACTGGCTCTAGCAATCTTCTTTGCATTTTATCTCTCTATGCAATCTGTTTACTCAATTCAAATCATCTCTAAATCGAAGCTTCAAAAATGCGAGAAAGCCTCTGATTCTAACCAACAACTCAATTGCACCAACAAGATTGTCATCGACTTAGCCGTTCCGAGCGAATCC AGCGGAAACGAGGCTTCAATGGTGGCGGAGATAGTAGAAGTGGAAGAGGATGCGACGAACATGCGAACCCTTCGGTCTCCGCCAGTGATTACTGTCCAAAAATCATCTGCCTATGCTTTGTATGAATTGACATACATAAGA GATGTTGCTTACAAACCAGAAGAGTTGTATGTTAAGACAAGAAAGTGTAAGCGTAATGCCGGTTCAAATGTTGTCCGGATATGTGAAAG GTTGAGAGACGAGAATGGGAATGTTATTGACCACACTCAG CCTATTTGTTGCCCTTGTGGTGGCCAGCGTAGGATTCCTTCTTCATGTGGAAACTTTT TTGACAAGATGACAAAAGGGAAGGCAAACACTGCTCATTGTCTTCGGTTTCCAGGTGATTG GTTCCATGTGTTTGGCATTGGGCATCGCTCAGTTGGATTTAGTATTAGAATTGAAGTCAAGACGAGATCCCAAGTATCA GAAGTGACTGTCGGTCCTGGTAATAGGACTGCTGCATCCAATGATAATTTTTTACGAGTAAATCTTGTTGGAGACTATGTTGGGTATACAGATATTCCATCTTTTGAGGATTACTACCTTGTTATCCCTAGACAG GGTGGTGCAGGTCAACCACAAAATCTGGGCAGCAATTTCTCCATGTGGATGCTGCTTGAACGAGTTAGGTTTACGCTAGATGGTCTTGAGTGTAACAAAATAGGTGTTGGTTTTGATGCCTTCAATTCACAGCCTGATTTTTGCTCAGCACCATTTTGGAGTTGCCTGCATAATCAACTATGGAACTTTTGGGAT GCAGATCAGAACCGAATCGCCAGAAACCAGGTACCACTGTATTGTGTGCAAGGAAGGTTTGAGAGGATCAACCAACATCCA AATGCTGGAAATCGTGCATTTTCCATAGGAATCACTGAAGTTCTGAATACCAATCTCTTAATAGAACTGAGTGCAGATGATATAGAATATGTCTATCAAAG GAGCCCCGGAAAAATTGTGGACATTATTGCTCTGACTTTTGAAGCACTTACTCAATTAGGGACAGCAAAAATCACAACTAAAAATATTGGTGAAGTAGAAGCATCCTACAGCCTGACG tTTGATTGCTCAGGTGGTATCAGCCTAATGGAG GAACAATTTTACATAATGAAGCCAAACGAACTTGTTACTCGAGCATTCAAGTTGAACCCATCAAGTGATCAAGCTGCGAATTATTTCTGTTCTG CAATACTGAAAGACTCTGATTTTGGTGAAGTTGATCGAGCAGAGTGCCAATTCACAACAACTGCTACTGTTTTTGATAATGGATCACAGATTCCATTCCAACCTCCCAAGAGTAGCATTCATGGTTTCTTTGAAACAATCGAAGAATTGTGGAACAAGTTGTGGGAAGGTTTGGTGGATTTTCTCACAGGAGAAAGCTGCAG AAGGAACTGCTCTGGGATTTTTGATGTGGGCTGTCATGTGCAGTACATTTGTATGAATTGGATAGTTTTGGTTGCTCTATTTGCGGCAATCTTTCCAACTC TGATTGTGCTTGTTTGGCTTTTGCATCAGAAAGGGATATTTGATCCTATATATGACTGGTGGGAAGATCACTTTTCAGTCCCTGAAGGGCGCAGGAGTTCATTGAAGCACCATTCCAATCCTCATCAGTTAAAACTTCACTTAAAGAAACACCACCATAAGCACCATGAAACaagacatcatcatcatcatcatcataagcACCAAAGAGGAACAACTACTCGCCATCCATCTGGCGAAGCTGATTACCGCTATTACCTTCATCACGTTCACAAAGACAGCCGCCACCGCAGAGCCAAAGGTGGTTCATCAGGGATCAAGAAGCAAGTTCACGCAAGAGAACACCACAACAAAGGTGCTGTTGCTAGTTCAGCATACGCGTTCATCTCTCAAGTATGA